The DNA sequence CCGCACATGACCACGTTCGTCTACGACGCGACCGCCAACGTCGTCCGGGGCTACCTCGACGGAGTGCTCGTCACCACGGTCGCCCAGGGGACCCCGTCGCTCAGCGGCACGGGGTCGCTGAAGGTCGGCGCCTACGGTGCCAACTTCGGCTTGCCCGCGGGCGGGGTGATGGACGAGTTCCGCCTGTACTCGAGGGCGCTCTCCGACGCGGAGGTCGCCACCCTCTACACCACGAGCGGCACCTGCTCCCCGTAGCGTGGGACTCGCCCACGCTCGCGGGCCCGTGAAGAGCCCTCTCGTCGGCGCGACGGACGTGTATGGTGCCAGTGTGTCGTCTCCCCCCAACGACCCAATCAGTGTGCCCGCTCCGGTGCACCCTGCCACGGCCATCGTCTACCCAGGCGCGCTCGCGCTCACGGCCGCTGCGGGCATGTACGCGTCGGCTAGCGCCTGGCCTCCCAAGGAGGTGTTCGCGGCGATGGCCGCAGCGGGCCTGCTGCTAGCCCTCGTGGTGCAGCTGGCCCTGCCGTATCGCATGCCGGCGGGTGCGTGGTGGCGCAAGGCCCCCAACGACATCGTCCACACCTTCCTGTCCAACATGCTGCCCGGCTCCGCCATGGAGGCGCTGCTCGTAGGTGGCCTCTTCGCGGCGTCCACACGCATCACGGCGTTGCTCGGTACTGCGCCGTGGCCAACGGACCAGCCCTGGGTGCTGCAGTTCGCGCTGGCCCTGCTGCTCGTGGAGCTCGTCTACTACGTGATGCATCGGTTGCTGCATCGTGTGGACGCGTTCTGGCACTTCCACGCCGTGCACCATAGCGCCACCGAGCTGTATCTCTTCGCGTCGTCGCGGCACCACCTGGTGAGCGTGACCATCAACCGGGCCGCCCAGTTTTGTGCGCTGGGCCTACTAGGGGTGCCCTCGGAGGTCACCGCGCCGCTGAGCGGCATGATCCTCGCCAACTCGTGGCTGCAGCACTGCGACGTGCGCCTCGAGACGCGGTGGCTGGACGGCCTGCTCGTGACTCCCGCGGTGCACCACTTCCACCACCACCGCGACTACGACCTCTCGAACACCAATTTCGGCGGCGCGTTGGTGCTGTGGGACAGGGTCTTCGGCACGTTCCACCGTCCTCAGGGCGAGCTTCCGGCGAGCTACGGTTTCGAAGGCATCCGCGAGAACTACGTGGTGCAGCTCGCGTATCCATTTCGCACCTTGATCGCTGGCAGCACGGACAGCGCGCCGCTCCCCCCAGCACCGGAAGGCTGAGCTGCCCGCCGCTGCTGGGGCAGGCTCTGGAACTTTCCGATGACCATCCCGCAGACCGTGTGGTACTCGTAACCCCCCCCCTTTTTTCCCGCGTGGAACGTCGTCGCAACACGTGACGGTCGCGTCGCGTGCCCCACGCAATGAATTCGACCGAGAAGAGAGACGTGAGTCTCGTTGGCGCCGCTTTGGCGCTGACATGGGCCAACCTGAGTGTTGTTGCCCCACTCTGGCATGAACTCGGTGAGCTGCTGCGGCTCGATGAGACGGCGATGGGAGCGGTTGGCGGCGTGGGCGGGCTCGCGATGCTGCTCTCGATGCCTCTCTGGGGCCGCCTGACGGACCGCTTCGATGCGCGCGCCGTTCTGATCGCGGGCCAGGTCATGGCGGGCGTGGCCTTCGCCGTCTGGGGCGCTGCGATCGCCTGGCTCGCCCACGCTGGCGCTTCTCCGCAGCTCAACTTCGCGCTGACCGCCGGCCTCCGAGCGGTCGCCAGCTTTGCCGTGGGGGGCGCCGCCGTGGCGTCGCTGCCGCTGGTGGCGGCGCTTGGCCGCAGCGCCCCTGCGCAGGCCATCGCGCGCTTCGGTGCGATGTCGTCGGTGGGCCTCGTGGGCGGGCCCGCCTTCGTGGCCTTGGCTCCGGGTCTCGCGTCCACCACGCGGCTAGAGCTGCTCGGAGCACTCACGGCGGCGTCGGGGCTCGCGGCGATGCGCCTGCCGCGTCCGACCGCACACCCGGATCACGGCGCGTCTGCGGTCGAGCCGCTGCCGTGGCGCTACCTCGGCGCAATGCTCCTCGGGCTCTTCGTCGTGAACCTGGGCCTCGCCCTGGTGGACTTCGGTTCCAGCTACTACGCGGTGGACGTCCTAGGTCTCGTTGGCGCCGATGCGGCGTGGACCTCCGGGGTGGGCCTCACGGTGGCCGCGGTCGCCAGCGGCGGCGCCCAAGCGGTCCTCGGCGGTCGCTCTGGCTGGCGCGTAGGCGCGACGGTCGCGGTCTCGGGTGCCGCCCTGTTGGTCGGCATGCTGCTGCTCTTGGCCGCGCGGACCGCCCCGCTTGCCTGGCTCGGCTACGCGGTCGCGGGCGTGGCGCACGGGCTCGCGATGCCCGCGTTGCAGACAGCCCTGCTCGCGGTGGTGCCGCCGCGCAGCCATGGGCGGGCCAGCAGCGGGTCCAGCGCAGCGCTCGGCCTCGCGTACATCGTCGGTCCGGTGCTCGCGGGCTTGCTGCACGGGTTCCACGCGCTGGGCACCGTCGCGTGCTGTGCCTTGTTGGGGGGCGCAATCCTTGCACAAGCACCGTGGGTGAGCCGGAGCGTGCAGCGCGGCGCTGCGGCCGTCGCGGCGGGAGAGGGTGGTCCGTGAACGACCGGGTGGACACACGCGCGCCGGCCGATGAAGGGGACCGTCTCTCGCGGTTCGACGCGCAGCACGGGCACCAAGCGCTCACAGCCGCCGAGATCACTCTGTTGCGTGGTGTGGACGTCTTCGCTGGCGTCAGCGACAGTGACTGGTCGCTTCTGGAGGGCGCACTTGAGCGCGTCTGGGCACCCGCGCAGTCGGAGGTGATGCGGGTGGGCACCCCGGCTGATGGCCTCTACGTGGTGGTCAGTGGCCGCTGCCAGGTGAAGACCCACGACGGCGAGCGTGAGCGCGTGTTGGCCGAGGTCCGGGCCGGCGAGGTGTTGGGCGAGATGTCGCTCTTGGCGTCGACCATTCGCACGGTCTCTGTTACGACGCTGCGGGACACGGTCTTTGCGAAGCTCCGCGCAGACTGGTTCACCGCGCACGCGCTCGAGGTGCCCGCCTTGTTGCTCAAGCTGGGGCGCATCGCCGCGCGCAGGGCGATGGACGCTGACACCGTGACACCCGAGCTGCGCGCCACCGCGAACGTCTTCGCGTTGCGAGCGCTCAGCCCAGACGTGAACCTGCCCCAGGTGGCCGTCGCCTTCAGGGATGCGCTCGCGCCGCTCGGGAGTGTGGCGCTTGTGGATGCCGACTGGAATCGCGAGGCCGAGCGCGGCGCGGGGCCTGTGACCCACTTGCTCAACGCCTTCGAGGACGAGAGCGACTTCGTCGTGTACGTGGATGACGGTGATGCCCACTGGTCTGCGCGCTGCGCGCGGCAGGCTGACCGGGTGCTTCTGGTGGGTGTTGGCACTGGGGTCGTTGCGCCGCCGCCACCACAGGTCGAGGACGCCGCCACCCACCACCTGCTGTTGCTCCAGCCGGACGAGGCCCGCGAGGCGTCCGGTACGGCTGCGTGGCTGTCCGCGCACGCGGTGGTCAGCCATCACCACGTCCGGCTGGGCGTGCCCAACGACATGCAGCGCGTCGCGCGCCTCCTGACGGGGTATGGCATTGGCGTCGCTTTCAGCGGCGCAGCGGCTCGGGGCGCGGCACACGTCGGCGTGTTGTTCGCGTTCGAGGAGCTGGGGCTGCCCATCGATATCGTAGCCGGGAACAGCTCGGGGGCTTCCATTGC is a window from the Sandaracinaceae bacterium genome containing:
- a CDS encoding sterol desaturase family protein, encoding MKSPLVGATDVYGASVSSPPNDPISVPAPVHPATAIVYPGALALTAAAGMYASASAWPPKEVFAAMAAAGLLLALVVQLALPYRMPAGAWWRKAPNDIVHTFLSNMLPGSAMEALLVGGLFAASTRITALLGTAPWPTDQPWVLQFALALLLVELVYYVMHRLLHRVDAFWHFHAVHHSATELYLFASSRHHLVSVTINRAAQFCALGLLGVPSEVTAPLSGMILANSWLQHCDVRLETRWLDGLLVTPAVHHFHHHRDYDLSNTNFGGALVLWDRVFGTFHRPQGELPASYGFEGIRENYVVQLAYPFRTLIAGSTDSAPLPPAPEG
- a CDS encoding MFS transporter, with the protein product MSLVGAALALTWANLSVVAPLWHELGELLRLDETAMGAVGGVGGLAMLLSMPLWGRLTDRFDARAVLIAGQVMAGVAFAVWGAAIAWLAHAGASPQLNFALTAGLRAVASFAVGGAAVASLPLVAALGRSAPAQAIARFGAMSSVGLVGGPAFVALAPGLASTTRLELLGALTAASGLAAMRLPRPTAHPDHGASAVEPLPWRYLGAMLLGLFVVNLGLALVDFGSSYYAVDVLGLVGADAAWTSGVGLTVAAVASGGAQAVLGGRSGWRVGATVAVSGAALLVGMLLLLAARTAPLAWLGYAVAGVAHGLAMPALQTALLAVVPPRSHGRASSGSSAALGLAYIVGPVLAGLLHGFHALGTVACCALLGGAILAQAPWVSRSVQRGAAAVAAGEGGP